Part of the Cohnella candidum genome, ACATAGGCATACCGGCATCCACTAATACGAAATCACCGGTTGCCGGATTGCCCACGAAACTAACGTTGACGATTTGGATCGTGTGACCATATAAATCAGGCAATACCTCAAACCCAAGACCGCTTCCCAATGAAGTCGCCGGAATAAATTTGTAATCCGTTCCGTAATGCATTTCTTGATCCATTATTCACTCCTCCTCAGCTAAATGCCCGTCTGTATGATTCCCTGATTTCGGAAAATAGTCGGTTGATATTCGGCTCATTTCGCCGCTTTACTCCGTTTCGCCTTTTTGGCGGAGAGGTCCGGCTCTTCCTGCCCGATGTCCGCCAAGCTTCTTTGGATCGCCGACATGAAATCGGTAAGGTGCCGGCTGGAGTCCGTCGATGCGAGAGGGTGAGAAACCTCGGGAACTTGGCCGGCGATTTTGGAATCGATCAGGTGGATCATGGACTCGTTATGCACGTTGGGATATAGCGCGGGATCGTAAGGCACGGACAAGCCGGATACCAAGCTGCCGAATGCCTGCATCAACTCGGTTGTCATCTCGGGTACCGCGGAGGAGTTTGCTGCCGGGTACGCTCGGACTTCATCGGCATAGTGCAGCGTGGTGAGCATAAGTCCGTCTTTGGAAGCCCACAGGGCGGCAAGCTGCTGAACGGATCTCATCGTCACGTAACCGATGCCGGTTCGTTTCATTTTCAACAAAGAATAACGGAGAAGCTCGAAAGCCTGCCCGCCCACCTCGTCGACGCCTACGAAGTAATGCTTCTTCCAATAATGGGGTTCAAGTTCGGACGAACGGACGAAGTGCTGGACGCGGAACGTTTTGTCGGCAGGCGGCGCAATCGCTTGAAGCTCTTCTTCGCTCACTTCGACGAACTTACCGCCGCCAAGGTCGTAAACTTTGCGGATATTTTCGTTTTCCACTTCGGTCTGGCAACTTTGGCAATACTTCAAGTGCGAGATCGGATTTCCGCAATCGGCATGCTGCTGCCGGAATGAGATGCCTTTCTCCTCGGTGGCGGAATACAGCTTGATCGGAACCTGGAGCTGGGCAATTTGAATCGTGCCTTTCCAGAACGCTTGCATGATAACGTCCCCTATCCCTGAAAATAAATCATTATCTTTATTTCCAAAGTTAGAGGGTGAAATACAGCGGTTTCCAGCATAAACGCCGTACCGGAGGACACCTTAATGAAGGATTAAAACTCGTTTAAAAGGTGGGTACAGCATGAAAAGACAGATCCAAAGCGGTTTGATGGTCGCAGGCTTGTCTTTGATGTTGGCCGTTCCGGCCTATGCTCAAGGCACGAACAGCACGACGGGTACCGGCATGGGCACGTATAGCGGTACGGGCACATACAACAATACGGGCACGCCGGGTACCTATAATGGCGTCGGTACGACGAACGGCACGGGAACGTTCCACGGTGCAGGCATCGGCATTAACGGTACGGGCGTCGGAGTGGGCACGTATACGAACAGCGGCTTCAGCAACAATATGGGCCGCACCGGAACTTACGGAACGAATAACTACACCGGGTACAACACGGGCGTGACGAACACGGGCCGGTACCGCACGACGGCAACGACGACGACACGCAACTATGACTGGGGATGGCTGGGTCTTCTGGGTCTGATCGGCCTTGCCGGTATGCGCAACAGAAATCCGGAGCGGGATCGCAGCTAATTTCTCGACACCCCGATAATACGAAGAGCCCGCCCTTGATGGCGGGCTCTTCACGTCGGCAATCCGGAACGCGGCAGAGGATAGGCACCGGCTTCCAGCGCTTCTTCCCACAAAGCGCGGGCGAAAATCCGGCGTTGAATCTGCTCCAGCCTTCTCCGCGCCAAGGCCGGCGTGACGCCGAACCGATCCGCAAGCAGTTCCGAGGCTTCTTCCAGGCTGTCGGGCAGAGGGATCGCCATCAGCATGGAGGCGGGAATCGCCGCGTATAGAACGAACCGGTTGGCCTCCGCTTCCTGCCCCTCGCAAAACGATTTGGGCATCAGCGTCTGATTGCCGGCATGGCGAAGCACGTGGCATAGCTCATGCAGGAACTCTTCCCATTGTTCCCTGGCGCCCAGTCGTTTATCGATGAGAATGGAGCGCATGCCTAAATATTCGAGAGCCCGGCTGGTCTCGTCCATATAGTGGACCCAGACATTCAAACGCGCGGCCACCTCGTCAATGTTCAACTGCGAGACCGCCCGGATGCCGGCTTTGTCCCACAACTGCTCCGTCCACTGCTCCAGCGTGGTTTGCGCAAAGCTCAGATTCATGGCTTCACCTTTATTGAATGAGAATGTATGTTCGTATTTTTCCGGAAAAGAAAAGCCCTTTGAGGGCCCTCGTTTACGCTCCGCCTTGCCGGTCGCCCGGCTTCCTTCCTTGTTCCTTCTCCCGGATGAACTCCCAAAACCTCCGCATTTCCTCTTTGCGCGCTTCCGGCGCGGCCAAGTACTCCTTGAAAAAAACGCCATGCTCCGGATTGTTGATGAATTGCTCGAATGCCGCATGGAAATCGGCATCGCCTGTTTCAGGATGTCCCGCGGTTGGGTCATCCGTGCGGCCCAGCAAGTAATCGGCCGTCGTTTTATAATATTCGGCAAATCGGCTCAGCATCTGGGGGTCCGGCTTGCGATCCCCGGATTCGTAACGCGACAATTGTACGTTGCTGATACCCAGGTCTTTGGCGGAGTCAAGCTGCGTCTTGCCGAGCTTTTCCCTGCGTTCCCGCAGGCGGTGTCCGAGTGGCATCGTCGATCTTCCTTCGAGTGGAGTGGGATAACTTTAGTATAGCAGGTTTGTCGGTTTGGTAAAACTTTATTTTGCCATTTTGGAAATTTTAAGTTGACTACGAGAGTTATTGCTCTTATGATAGAGTTGCAATTTCCATTATGGCAAAAATAATTGTATCAGATGTTACCGAAATGGCAATGAAAAAGGAGGCGGGTAACGGATGAGAACCCATCCCATGCGCCAAAACGACAAAGTGGATGAAATGAGGGAGTTCGCGGAAATGCGGGAGCGCCTGGTCCGGCTGGAGACCATCCTGGAGGCTTTGGGGGAGGATCGGGAAACCGCTAAATTGTCTAAAGAGACGGCATTGCACGCGATCCAGGCTGCGAAATCCGCGCACCATCGTTTGGACGACATGAAGGAAGGCCAGCGGTGGCTCTGGCGCACGATTGCGGGAACCATCCTGGCATCCGCGGCGGCGATTTTAACGAGTTTCATTACGGGAAGCTGATGAGATTTCTCTTAGAGCCCTCATAAAACCCTCGCTAGTCTCATTCAATAAAAGAAGATGCGTAATGCATTCAACCGCAGAAAAGCGAGGGATGCCTGGTGGCCGAAGGAATCGACTGTGCCACGCCGCTGAACGCCGATCATGCGAGATCGCTCGCCGGAGCCGGATATCGGTTCGCCGCCCGTTATCTGGTGCCGGCAGCGTATGCTTGGAAGCGCCTGACCCGAGCGGAGGCCGAAGCCATTACGGCGGCGGGCCTGCAGATCATCTCCGTTTACGAAACGTCCGCGAACCGTGCGGCGGGGGGTGCATCCGCCGGGCTGGCGGATGGGACCGCGGCGATGCGGGAAGCCCGAGCGGTCGGTCAGCCCGAAGGCTCGGCCATCTACTTCGCGGTCGATTATGACGCGGCGGCCAGCGACTTCGATGAAATCGAAGCCTACTTGAAAGCGGCGGCTTCTCGGATCACCGGGTATGAAACCGGCGTATACGGTTCTTATTCGGTCGTGGAGGAGATGGCCAGGCGGCAGGCGTGCCGGCATTTCTGGCAGACTTACGCGTGGAGCCGGGGGAAGAGAAGCGATCATGCCAACGTCTTTCAGTACCAAAACGACGTCCGGGTCGCCGGGGTCGCCTTGGACTTGAATCATTCCTACGGCGGCGAAGGCTGGTGGAACACCCAAGACCCTCAATTGAAGATAGAGGAGGAGGTTCCGTCGATGAGCCAAGAAGACGCGGTGAAAATCATCGCTTTTCTCCAAGCGGCTTGGAACGCGGCGACGACGAAGACCGACAAGGACGAATTCCATCGTCTCGCGAACGAAGTCCGGAAAGCCGCCGGCATGCCGCTGGAGTGAACTTCAGGAACGAAAAGAAGCGACCCGCCGGGAACCCATCCAGGCGGGTCGCTCCTGTTAGGATGCTCGCAACACCTTATCGGTGCGGATTTCGCAAACGTTATTCGCGAGCCGCCAAGCCGTGCAGAAACCGAAACACCCCGACATAGTAGGCATAATCCCGGGAAACGAACTGCGACGCCCGGACCCGAACGCGGCTCGGCAGCGCCTTACCGTCCTTCACTTCGATGCCTTCAGCCTCGACGGAGTCCTCGTATCCTTCCATCATCGCGATCAGGCGAAGGGCATCCGCTTCGTACAAGCCCGCCACTTCTTCCTCCTGAAGCCGGAAATCGCGCGGGAGTTGTTCGGTCACGAAGCCGTATACGTGGCTGAGCTCCCGGTCGATATACCGTTTGCCCTGCGCTTCGCCTTCCGCTTCTTCCCGAATGTTGCCGTAATAAACAAGCCGATCGAAAGGCACGGACAAGCCGAGCTCTTCCTCGACTTCCCGCACCGCTTCTTCCACCGTTTCGCCTGCGGCAAGGTGGCCGGCCGCCGTGATGTCGTAGCCTCCGGGATTCGTGTCTTTGGCGTCCGAACGCCGCTGGAACAGGATTTTCACCCGGCCGTCCCCGTCCAACCGGACAAGCCAGCAATGGAATGTTTGATGCCAATGGCCTTGCTCGTGAACTTCCGTCCGGGAAGCGGTGCCGAGCGGATTCCCTATACCGTCGTAAATGTCAAAAAGTTCGTTATTTGGGGTTGTCATATCGGAAACCTCCCATTAATTGGACCGAGCCGGAAGGGAATTTGGCGTATATCGTCGAAGAGGATAAAGAGCATTCCCAATGCAGCCCATTCGATCGCGAGGGATGAACATGACCGGTTCCGTGGCGTTATGGCCGACTTTATTCCTGTTGCTGGCCTTGTTGATCAGCATACTCGCATCTTATACGATGTTCAACTTCATCAGCAATCTGAAGCGAACGAACGGCACCTTTCGGCAATTTTGGCTGGCGGGCGGCGCTTTCGTTTTCGGAGTCGGTTTGTGGGCGAAACATTTCGTGACCGTGCTGGCATACGGACAACCGCTCTATTTCGCTTGGAGCATGCTCGTGAGCCTGTTTTTCATCATTTTCTTCTCGCTTACGGCTTTCGTCATGCTGACGTTTCATAACGTATTCCGCTACCGCTTGCTGATCGGCAGCTCGATTTTGGCTTTCGGTATCGCGTTCATGACGTATTTCAGCGTGCTGGGCCAGCCGATCGGGCGGCTGTCGGTCGAGTTGTCCCCGCTCACGACTTCGCTCGTCATTTTGTTCGTCGGCACGTACGGCTCTTTCCTGCTCGCCGAGCAGAACCGCAAAGCCTGCCTCTGGTTCGCCAGCCTGACGCTGGGCGTCTCCGTAGTCGTCGTGCAGCTGCTCGCCAGAGAGGCGCTGAACATCGAATTCTCTGTCGTTAACACGACGGAAAAGCTGAGCCAAGACGTCAACTTGGTCGGCTTTATCGTCGGCATCGCCGCTTTGCTTATTTTGCTGTCGACGCTGGTGACCTGGTATATCGACAAACGTCTGAACCAGATGGACGAGCGCTACCGGCTGCTGGTCGAAAATTCGCTCGATACGATCGCCATCCTGAAAGGGGACACGTGGGGGTTCGTAAACGCATCCGGGCTTCGGATGTTCGAGGCGGAGGAGCCTAAGGACCTGCTCGGAAAATCGATCTTTTCGTTCCTGCCGCCGAAGGACCACGAGAACGTGCAGGAGCGGCTGAACAATCTCGCGGTGACGGGGAGCGGGCGCCCGCTGGAGCAGGATTGGTATACGCTGAACGGCAAAGTGCTGAATACGGAAATCGTGGAAACGATGACGACGCTCAACAACGAGCCGGCCGTCCAAGTCATCATCCGCGACATCTCGGAGCGGAAGAAGAACGAGGAGCTGCTCATCAATTCCGAGAAGCTGTACGTGGCGGGGCAGTTGGCGGCGGGCATCGCGCACGAAATCCGCAACCCGCTCACTTCGCTGAAAGGCTTCTTGCAATTGATCGCTTCCGGCCGCAAAAACAATACCACCTACTACGATATCATGAACTCCGAGCTGGACCGGATCGAGGAAATCGTCAGCGAGCTGCTGATGCTGTCCAAACCTCAGGTGTACCAGCTGTCCTACCACGACGTGCGCATGATGATGCGGGATACGGTGACGCTGCTGGAGACGCAGGCGATCCTGCATAACATCGCGATCGAGACGGACTACGGGAACGAGCCTTTATGGGTGTACGGCGTGGAAAACCAGGTCAAACAGGTGTTCATTAACGTGATCAAAAACGCGATCGAAGCGATGGTCGACGGCGGCGCGATCCGGATCCGGCTTTCGCGGGTCAATGACGGCGTGTTCATCCGCATTCACGACGAAGGGCCCGGCATCGGCGAGGATCAGCTCGCGAAAATGGGCCAGCCCTTCTATACGACCAAAGAGAAGGGAACCGGCCTCGGCCTGATGGTGAGCTACAAAATCGTGGACAACCATCGCGGGCGCATCTACGTGAACAGCGAGATCGGAAAAGGGACCCTGTTCGAAATCATGCTGCCTTTCCGTTACCCCGAAGCCGAAGCGAAAATGAGCAGCTGACGGGGCAGGACAGAGGCGCGGACCGGGGTATGCCCGGCGGGCTCCCCGTCGCCATAGGCAAGCAAAGGAACCGGCGCCTCTACGGAGACGTCGGTTCCTTTCAGCATGGTGACGAATTTAGATCCGACATGCTTGCCGGACAATACGGTCGGGAAAACGGACAGCAGTTGAAGCGCCGAGCATCCGTGCACGACGCATACGTGGAGGAGTCCGTCTGAAGGCTTGGCGTCGGGGCAGATTTTGAGCCCGCCCCCGTAGGTGGCGAGGTTGGCGACGGCCGTGAGCCAGCCTTTCTGAAAGACGTGCGTTCGGCCGTCTACCGTGACGGTCAGCGGCTGGGGTTTGAACGCCGCGAGCATTCGGAACAGGCCGATGATGTAGGCGGCGGAGCCGATGCCCAGCCGGTTGCACCACCGCTTGTAACGCGACCCGTTCACGTCTTCGGCCACGGCTCCGTCGAGCCCGATCGCCACGGAGATCAGGGAGTAGTGGAGGCTGCCATCCGGCTGCCGTGCGGCCAGCAGGTCCGAAGGACGGGTGGATCCGCCCAGCACGATATCCAGCGCGGCGGCGGGATCCTTCGGGATGCCGAAGGCCAAAGCCGTATCGTTGCCGGAGCCCGAGGGGATGAGGCCAAGCGGCAGCCGGTACTCCACAGCGAGCGGAAGCAGGCTGTGTACGGTGCCGTCGCCGCCGACGGCCACGAGGGCTTGCACAGGCTCCCGTTCGATCTTGCTCTTGGCTTGGAGTATCGCATCGGCGGGCGATGTAGCGGTGATGGCCGCATAAGGAGTGCCCCGTTCCCGCAAAATGCTTTCCGCGGCCTGCCAGGCTTTCTTGCCCCGGCCGTTGCCGGATTTTTCGTTGACCACGAACAAAATCACGTGTGGGTAGGCCTCCTCGGGTGGGTCCATACGGGGATGTATTGTTTAACATTATAAAAGATCGGCTTCGTTTTCGGGAAGCGTTTTCGCAGGGGAGAGGGTTTGGCCTTGCGCAGGCGGGCCAATGGCGGAAAATGGTATAATGGAGCGTGTGAAGACGGCAAGGAGGGAACCGGCTTGGCGGAAGCGCTCAAAGCGATGTATCATGAACGGTTTTTAAGGGATTTCGCGCAAATCGTCCGCAGACGGCTGCCTTCTTTTGACGCGGATCGGTTCGTGGACTTCGTGCTCGGCGCGGGATGGGATGAGCTCGAATTGAAGGCGCGGATGAGGCGGATTTCCGAGGGGCTCAGAGAGACGCTCCCGAAGGAATACGAAGAAGCGCTGACCGTGCTCGAGGATATTGCGGAGGAGTGCCGCGGATTTCCCTATATGTTTTTTCCGGATTTCGTGGAGCGCTATGGGCTCGACGATTGGGACCGCTCGATCGCGGCACTGGAGAAGTTTACTCCGATGTCGTCGTCGGAGTTCGCGGTACGCCCTTATTTGCTGAAAGACTTGGACAAAATGATGGGCCGGATGCTGGCGTGGAGTTCGCATCCGGATGAGCATGTCCGGCGGCTCGCCAGCGAAGGCTGCAGGCCTCGTCTGCCATGGGCGATGGGGGTTCCGGAGTTGAAACGGGATCCTGCGCCGATCTGGCCGATTTTGGAGCGGCTTAAAGCGGATCCGTCGGAGTACGTGCGCAAAAGCGTGGCGAACAATATGAACGACATTTCCAAGGATCACCCCGAACAAGTCGTGGAGCGGGTGATTCAGTGGCAAGGTGAAGACGCCCGAACCGATTGGGTGCTGCGGCACGGCTGCCGGGGGTTGATTCGGGCCGCCCATCCGGAAATCATGGCGCGGTTCGGCTTGCTTCCGGCGGCCGGCGTCGAGGTCGAGGAATGGGCGTTGTCCGACCGCGAGATTCCGATGGGCGGTTCGGTCGAGGCCAGATATAAGCTGCGCGTTCCGGAAGGGGAGGCGATCAAGCTCCGTTTGGAGCTGGCCGTCACGTTTCCCCGGCCGGGCGGCAAAAGCTACCGGAAGCAGTTCCGATTAAGCGAGAAAATCGCGGAAGGCGGTTCCGTCGTGATCGGCGTCCGGCGCCACTCGTTCGCGGATTTATCGACCCGCCGGCATTATCCGGGCGTTCATCGCCTCGCCCTTATCGTGAACGGAAGCGAAATGGCATCCGCAGAGGCGGTGCTTACGCCATGACGATCGGAGCGCGCGTACTCAAAACCGGGCTGGCCGTCGCGTTCGCCCTCTGGGTCGGTATGCTGATCGGGCTGAAGTCGCCGCTGATTGCGGCGATCGCGGCCATATTCACGATTCAGCCTTCGATTTACCGCTCCTGGAAGCAGATTTTGGAGCAGGTGCAGAGCAACCTGCTGGGCGCCGCCATCGCCATCGGCGCGGTCTGGCTGGTTGGGACGACTCCGATTTCCGTGGGGCTCGTGTCCATTTGCGTGATTCTGCTGTGCCTGAAGATCGGTACGGAGGAGACGATCGGCCTGACGCTGGTCACGGTCGTCGTCGTGATGGAAGCCGGCGGCTCGCAAGGCTGGCTGGTCGCGGCCGATCGGCTGGGCTCGATCATGACGGGCATCGTCTCGGCGTTCTTGGTGAACGTCGCGATCGCGCCGCCCCGCCATGCGAAGCGATTCGTGAAGATGGTTCAGGACGCCCAGACGTTGATGTCCAGGCTGCTCCGTACGACGGTGTCGAACGAGCTGAAAGAGAACGTGTTTCGGGACGAACTCGAGAAGCTGAGCGCGCAGATCCGCAAGCTGGAGGAGTTTTACGAGCTGTTCACGGAAGAACGGGTATGGGGCCGCAATACGCGGATGGGACGGGCTCGCCTGCTCGTCGTGTACAAAGGAATGATCGAAGCGTTGGCGCTCGGCCGCTCTTTGATCATGGCGGTCGAGGATCACTATTTCGCGGTACGGACGACCAAAGAGTGGAACCGGCTGGTGGACCGGCAGATCGAAACGCTCTGCGGGTATCACGAGCAGCTCATGTGGAAGTGGGAAGGCCATATGAAGCCGGGCGCCTCGGCAGCCGCCCCGCCTCCCGAGGCGACGGCGCTGCTCACCGAGATGATCGCGGACCGCTCCGTGCAAGAAGAAACGATCGCGCGCGCGCGCCTGCTCGTGGTCACGACGTCCGTGTTCTCGTACGAGGACCGGCTGCGACGCCTCGATAAGCTGATGGAAAATTACTTGAGCCGCAGCGAGGCGAACGGGCCAGGCGAGCATGCGGCGGAGAAGGCGTGATTACAAGCACACAAAAAACCGGCCGCTCAAGGAGCGGCCGGTTTTCTTGTCTCTAACGATCTTGGCGGTTGAAGTGCCTGCGAGGGTGGGTGATTTTTCCTTGCTGCTTCTCGATCTCGTCTTTCTTCGGATAGAGCCGGGGATCGGTCTCGCCTTCATGGTGATTGTCGAAGCTGAATTCGACGAGCTCCCATTCCGTCGTGCCGAGTACGGGATCGGCCGGAAATACGTTGCCGCGTTCCAGCTCGAGCTCGCGTCCCCATTCGTTTTTATACACGCCGTCGACTTCGATTTTCTCGCCGCTTAACGGCAGCATCGCATGTTTTTCTTCGCTCACTGGACAGCCCCCCTCGCTTTATAAGCCATGCTTGGGATAGGCGGCTCTGTCCGCCTTGGACTGCATGCGGCTGGACCGCTCCTTGCCTTGGCCGGTTCGGTCGGCTTTGGACTGGGCGGAACTCGCTTCTTCTTGCGCGGCGGAAGGATGTTCTCCGGACATAACCGCTTCCTCCTCGGGTGGCGGGCAACGTAACGGTCAACCCTGTCGTTGTCCGCCGGAATGTGGATTCCGAGTTAGGGTGCCACCGAAGCCGGCCGGCTATGCCTCGCTTCGCCGTTCAGTCCATCAAACGAAGCCCGCAAGAAGGGCATTCCACATGCTCGTGGGTCACCCTTGCGCGGCAGGCGGGGCACTCGTCCTCGAACGGCTCGACGTCCGTTCGGGCGGCTGCCGCTTCCCCGTGGCCCGGAGGGACTTCCTTCGAATCCGATCCCGGCCGCAGGAAGGACGGGGTGCTGAACAACGAGTCCAGCATTTCCTTGATTTCGCCGTACTTGCCGGACTCGTCCGACATCGCCCGCAGGAGAAAGAACATGCCCCCGAGCAGCACGACCAGTATCGTAATGGCTATCCCGTATCCCCACATGGAGGTTGCAGACATTTGATAAAGCCCTCCTCATCATCCGCACACCGAAAAACTCGTCATTTGTCGGTTCCGTAGCGTTTTTCAAGCTTTTTGCCACCGTACCACATGACGACCAACACCGCAATCGCGGCCGCGATCCGCCAAGGCTGCTCCGCCATCGCCTGAAGGTCCGATCCCAGAAAAGACAGCATGAAAATCATGACGGCTTTGCCCAGAAAGATCGCGGTGAAGAACGTGTGCAGAGGCATTTTGGAAAGACCGGCGGAAATGTTCACGAGAGCGGACGGAGAGAAAGGGAAGCAAGAGAGCAGGAAAATGGGCGTAAAGCCCTTGCGTTCGACCCAGGTAAAAAAACGTTCGGTACGCGGATAGCGGCGCCGGATCCGTTCCCCGTACCGTCGGCCGAACCATCGGGCCAGCGAGAACACGATCAGGGCGCCGAGGCAGGCGCCGATCCAGGAATAGAGAAAACCCGCCCATAAGCCGTAAGCGGAAGCGTTTGCGACCACGAATACGACGAGCGGGAGAAAAGGCATGAGTGCCTCGAGCAGCGGCAGCAGGATGCCGGGCAGCGGCCCCAGCCGGGAATAACGGTCCAGCAATGCCTGAATGTCTTGGAGATCGATGTTTTTCAGGTGCGCGGTCATGTCTTCCCAGCGAAACGCCAGCCAGCTATCGATATGCATAAGGCAACTCCTCTAAGTATGTGCGGACGCGGCCGGATTTAGGCGCCGGCCTGCCGTTCCCCGCGCAGCGAATGGAAAGGGAAGAAGACGTAAAAAAGGCTGATCGAAATAAACAAGGCACCCGCGATGCCCACCACCCAGGCTTCGCTCAGCTGCGTGGCCAGAACGCCGCCGACATAAGGGCCGATCACGCCGCCGAGTCCTTCCACCGTGGAGAAAACGCCCCATCCGAGCCCTTGCTGCCCCGGAGGAACATAAGCCGCGAGCAACGCGTTCCAGGCGGGCAATACGGCCGCGTAGGAAACGCCGAGCACGAGCGCCCAGATCAACGCAAGGCCGTATGGCGGTTTTAAAGTAAGC contains:
- a CDS encoding Ku protein, with the translated sequence MQAFWKGTIQIAQLQVPIKLYSATEEKGISFRQQHADCGNPISHLKYCQSCQTEVENENIRKVYDLGGGKFVEVSEEELQAIAPPADKTFRVQHFVRSSELEPHYWKKHYFVGVDEVGGQAFELLRYSLLKMKRTGIGYVTMRSVQQLAALWASKDGLMLTTLHYADEVRAYPAANSSAVPEMTTELMQAFGSLVSGLSVPYDPALYPNVHNESMIHLIDSKIAGQVPEVSHPLASTDSSRHLTDFMSAIQRSLADIGQEEPDLSAKKAKRSKAAK
- a CDS encoding WGxxGxxG family protein; this encodes MKRQIQSGLMVAGLSLMLAVPAYAQGTNSTTGTGMGTYSGTGTYNNTGTPGTYNGVGTTNGTGTFHGAGIGINGTGVGVGTYTNSGFSNNMGRTGTYGTNNYTGYNTGVTNTGRYRTTATTTTRNYDWGWLGLLGLIGLAGMRNRNPERDRS
- a CDS encoding ImmA/IrrE family metallo-endopeptidase → MNLSFAQTTLEQWTEQLWDKAGIRAVSQLNIDEVAARLNVWVHYMDETSRALEYLGMRSILIDKRLGAREQWEEFLHELCHVLRHAGNQTLMPKSFCEGQEAEANRFVLYAAIPASMLMAIPLPDSLEEASELLADRFGVTPALARRRLEQIQRRIFARALWEEALEAGAYPLPRSGLPT
- a CDS encoding helix-turn-helix domain-containing protein — encoded protein: MPLGHRLRERREKLGKTQLDSAKDLGISNVQLSRYESGDRKPDPQMLSRFAEYYKTTADYLLGRTDDPTAGHPETGDADFHAAFEQFINNPEHGVFFKEYLAAPEARKEEMRRFWEFIREKEQGRKPGDRQGGA
- a CDS encoding hemolysin XhlA family protein, which translates into the protein MRTHPMRQNDKVDEMREFAEMRERLVRLETILEALGEDRETAKLSKETALHAIQAAKSAHHRLDDMKEGQRWLWRTIAGTILASAAAILTSFITGS
- a CDS encoding DUF1906 domain-containing protein; translated protein: MAEGIDCATPLNADHARSLAGAGYRFAARYLVPAAYAWKRLTRAEAEAITAAGLQIISVYETSANRAAGGASAGLADGTAAMREARAVGQPEGSAIYFAVDYDAAASDFDEIEAYLKAAASRITGYETGVYGSYSVVEEMARRQACRHFWQTYAWSRGKRSDHANVFQYQNDVRVAGVALDLNHSYGGEGWWNTQDPQLKIEEEVPSMSQEDAVKIIAFLQAAWNAATTKTDKDEFHRLANEVRKAAGMPLE
- a CDS encoding NUDIX hydrolase; the encoded protein is MTTPNNELFDIYDGIGNPLGTASRTEVHEQGHWHQTFHCWLVRLDGDGRVKILFQRRSDAKDTNPGGYDITAAGHLAAGETVEEAVREVEEELGLSVPFDRLVYYGNIREEAEGEAQGKRYIDRELSHVYGFVTEQLPRDFRLQEEEVAGLYEADALRLIAMMEGYEDSVEAEGIEVKDGKALPSRVRVRASQFVSRDYAYYVGVFRFLHGLAARE
- a CDS encoding ATP-binding protein is translated as MTGSVALWPTLFLLLALLISILASYTMFNFISNLKRTNGTFRQFWLAGGAFVFGVGLWAKHFVTVLAYGQPLYFAWSMLVSLFFIIFFSLTAFVMLTFHNVFRYRLLIGSSILAFGIAFMTYFSVLGQPIGRLSVELSPLTTSLVILFVGTYGSFLLAEQNRKACLWFASLTLGVSVVVVQLLAREALNIEFSVVNTTEKLSQDVNLVGFIVGIAALLILLSTLVTWYIDKRLNQMDERYRLLVENSLDTIAILKGDTWGFVNASGLRMFEAEEPKDLLGKSIFSFLPPKDHENVQERLNNLAVTGSGRPLEQDWYTLNGKVLNTEIVETMTTLNNEPAVQVIIRDISERKKNEELLINSEKLYVAGQLAAGIAHEIRNPLTSLKGFLQLIASGRKNNTTYYDIMNSELDRIEEIVSELLMLSKPQVYQLSYHDVRMMMRDTVTLLETQAILHNIAIETDYGNEPLWVYGVENQVKQVFINVIKNAIEAMVDGGAIRIRLSRVNDGVFIRIHDEGPGIGEDQLAKMGQPFYTTKEKGTGLGLMVSYKIVDNHRGRIYVNSEIGKGTLFEIMLPFRYPEAEAKMSS
- a CDS encoding diacylglycerol/lipid kinase family protein, yielding MILFVVNEKSGNGRGKKAWQAAESILRERGTPYAAITATSPADAILQAKSKIEREPVQALVAVGGDGTVHSLLPLAVEYRLPLGLIPSGSGNDTALAFGIPKDPAAALDIVLGGSTRPSDLLAARQPDGSLHYSLISVAIGLDGAVAEDVNGSRYKRWCNRLGIGSAAYIIGLFRMLAAFKPQPLTVTVDGRTHVFQKGWLTAVANLATYGGGLKICPDAKPSDGLLHVCVVHGCSALQLLSVFPTVLSGKHVGSKFVTMLKGTDVSVEAPVPLLAYGDGEPAGHTPVRASVLPRQLLIFASASG
- a CDS encoding DNA alkylation repair protein, translating into MAEALKAMYHERFLRDFAQIVRRRLPSFDADRFVDFVLGAGWDELELKARMRRISEGLRETLPKEYEEALTVLEDIAEECRGFPYMFFPDFVERYGLDDWDRSIAALEKFTPMSSSEFAVRPYLLKDLDKMMGRMLAWSSHPDEHVRRLASEGCRPRLPWAMGVPELKRDPAPIWPILERLKADPSEYVRKSVANNMNDISKDHPEQVVERVIQWQGEDARTDWVLRHGCRGLIRAAHPEIMARFGLLPAAGVEVEEWALSDREIPMGGSVEARYKLRVPEGEAIKLRLELAVTFPRPGGKSYRKQFRLSEKIAEGGSVVIGVRRHSFADLSTRRHYPGVHRLALIVNGSEMASAEAVLTP
- a CDS encoding FUSC family protein, whose protein sequence is MTIGARVLKTGLAVAFALWVGMLIGLKSPLIAAIAAIFTIQPSIYRSWKQILEQVQSNLLGAAIAIGAVWLVGTTPISVGLVSICVILLCLKIGTEETIGLTLVTVVVVMEAGGSQGWLVAADRLGSIMTGIVSAFLVNVAIAPPRHAKRFVKMVQDAQTLMSRLLRTTVSNELKENVFRDELEKLSAQIRKLEEFYELFTEERVWGRNTRMGRARLLVVYKGMIEALALGRSLIMAVEDHYFAVRTTKEWNRLVDRQIETLCGYHEQLMWKWEGHMKPGASAAAPPPEATALLTEMIADRSVQEETIARARLLVVTTSVFSYEDRLRRLDKLMENYLSRSEANGPGEHAAEKA
- a CDS encoding transposase, with the protein product MLPLSGEKIEVDGVYKNEWGRELELERGNVFPADPVLGTTEWELVEFSFDNHHEGETDPRLYPKKDEIEKQQGKITHPRRHFNRQDR
- a CDS encoding TVP38/TMEM64 family protein encodes the protein MHIDSWLAFRWEDMTAHLKNIDLQDIQALLDRYSRLGPLPGILLPLLEALMPFLPLVVFVVANASAYGLWAGFLYSWIGACLGALIVFSLARWFGRRYGERIRRRYPRTERFFTWVERKGFTPIFLLSCFPFSPSALVNISAGLSKMPLHTFFTAIFLGKAVMIFMLSFLGSDLQAMAEQPWRIAAAIAVLVVMWYGGKKLEKRYGTDK